One part of the Corallococcus caeni genome encodes these proteins:
- a CDS encoding sensor histidine kinase gives MKLSLATRIFLGYALVLLTFGAVSLFSVAELHRNRLEIRLVSQGYLQLSQDAAALETFQTSQEKDTERVLEQNSVETRRALIRLASLYYAPQMAQRLEAARAKAREVLTFAPEGEVPFVKELDARFAELARNSQAYGHAVEAVFKALAAESPESQEVARATAELRQLESAIGRELRVLRATLGNRIRERVDGAEERERRTGLTIIALSIMAIGVGVGVTAWSARTLRPVRTLIEGVSRIGRGDYSAQLGVRGEDEVALLAREFDQMARSLQAREAQLKSQAEALMRAEQLAAVGRISAQIVHEVRNPLSSIGLNVELLQDAVDSAKFDSQDTATEARELLSAVTHEVDRLTDVTEQYLRMARPARPDLEPEDIIAVLDGVLDFTREELVRAGVEVVRDFAPDTPRVLADQGQLRQVFLNLLRNSREAMPTGGTLTVATAPRDGDVEVTVRDTGNGMTEEVRRHLFEPFFTTKEGGTGLGLAVSQQILQAHGGSLSCQSIPGQGTTFVLRLPCA, from the coding sequence ATGAAGCTCTCGCTCGCCACCCGCATCTTCCTGGGCTACGCGCTGGTGCTGCTGACGTTCGGGGCGGTGTCCCTGTTCAGCGTGGCGGAGCTGCACCGCAACCGGCTGGAGATACGGCTGGTCAGCCAGGGCTACCTCCAGCTGTCCCAGGACGCCGCCGCGCTGGAGACCTTCCAGACCAGCCAGGAGAAGGACACCGAGCGCGTGCTGGAGCAGAACAGCGTGGAGACGCGCCGCGCGCTCATCCGCCTGGCGAGCCTCTACTACGCGCCCCAGATGGCCCAGCGCCTGGAGGCCGCCCGCGCCAAGGCCCGCGAGGTGCTCACCTTCGCCCCCGAGGGCGAGGTGCCCTTCGTGAAGGAGCTGGACGCGCGCTTCGCGGAGCTGGCGCGCAACTCCCAGGCCTACGGCCACGCGGTGGAGGCCGTGTTCAAAGCGCTCGCGGCCGAGTCCCCCGAGAGCCAGGAGGTGGCGCGCGCCACCGCCGAGCTGCGCCAGTTGGAGAGCGCCATTGGCCGGGAGCTGCGCGTGCTGCGCGCGACGCTGGGCAACCGCATCCGCGAGCGCGTGGACGGCGCGGAGGAGCGCGAGCGCCGCACCGGCCTCACCATCATCGCGCTGTCCATCATGGCCATTGGCGTGGGCGTGGGCGTCACCGCGTGGTCCGCCCGCACGCTGCGCCCGGTGCGAACCCTGATTGAAGGCGTGTCCCGCATCGGCCGCGGTGACTACTCCGCCCAGCTGGGCGTGCGCGGCGAGGACGAGGTCGCGCTGCTCGCGCGCGAGTTCGACCAGATGGCCCGCTCGCTCCAGGCGCGTGAAGCCCAGCTCAAGTCCCAGGCCGAGGCGCTGATGCGCGCGGAGCAGCTTGCCGCGGTGGGCCGCATCTCCGCTCAAATCGTCCACGAGGTGCGAAACCCCCTGTCCTCCATCGGCCTCAACGTGGAGCTGCTCCAGGACGCGGTGGACAGCGCGAAGTTCGACTCGCAGGACACCGCCACGGAGGCGCGCGAGCTGCTCTCCGCCGTCACCCACGAGGTGGACCGCCTCACCGACGTCACCGAGCAGTACCTGCGCATGGCCCGCCCCGCCCGGCCGGACCTGGAGCCGGAGGACATCATCGCGGTGCTCGACGGCGTGCTCGACTTCACCCGCGAGGAGCTGGTGCGCGCGGGCGTGGAGGTGGTGCGCGACTTCGCGCCGGACACGCCCCGCGTGCTCGCGGACCAGGGGCAGCTGCGGCAGGTGTTCCTCAACCTGCTGCGCAACAGCCGCGAGGCCATGCCCACCGGAGGGACCCTCACCGTGGCCACCGCCCCGCGCGACGGCGACGTGGAGGTGACCGTGCGCGACACCGGCAACGGCATGACGGAGGAGGTCCGCCGCCACCTCTTCGAGCCCTTCTTCACCACCAAGGAGGGCGGCACGGGCCTGGGGCTCGCGGTGAGCCAACAGATCCTCCAGGCCCACGGGGGCTCGCTCTCCTGCCAGAGTATTCCCGGCCAGGGAACGACCTTCGTGTTAAGGCTTCCCTGCGCATGA
- a CDS encoding M16 family metallopeptidase — translation MSFTPYRDVLPSGLRVVTVETPHLHTALLAVYIRTGSRHETVENNGVSHFLEHLFFRGSEGWPDTVKMNAAVEEVGGNLNGATTRDHGYYYTPLHPAHLRVGLDVIGDMLTRPRLTDMEVERQIILEEMLDEVDEKGRDIDLDNLSKRLLFPGHPLSLKIAGTPESVKALTHAQVLEHFARHYVAGNLVVSAAGSVKHSEVLELAERAFAHLPKGSATTESAPPLLGPGPHFHFVTHDESQTEFKLTFRAVPEQHEDFPALQILRRLLDDGLSSRLPFEIVEKRGLAYSVQAGLDTYHDLSLFEIEAASAPEKASLVVAEALRVLAELCDKDASEEELNRAKRRHRMLLEFSQDSPGELAGWFGGVELFRPPETFGHRADQVDRQTAARVREVARRYFTRENLLVVAVGQRKGLKALEKVVADAEGLPSSAAAVSAARG, via the coding sequence ATGAGCTTTACACCGTACCGGGACGTGCTGCCCTCGGGGCTGCGCGTCGTCACCGTCGAAACGCCCCACCTGCACACCGCCCTGCTGGCCGTCTACATCCGGACCGGCAGCCGTCATGAGACGGTGGAGAACAACGGCGTCAGCCACTTCCTGGAGCACCTCTTCTTCCGGGGGAGCGAGGGCTGGCCGGACACGGTGAAGATGAACGCCGCCGTGGAGGAGGTGGGCGGCAACCTCAACGGCGCCACCACCCGCGACCACGGCTACTACTACACCCCGCTGCACCCGGCGCACCTGCGGGTGGGGCTGGACGTCATCGGCGACATGCTCACCCGCCCCCGCCTCACCGACATGGAGGTGGAGCGGCAGATCATCCTGGAGGAGATGCTCGACGAGGTGGACGAGAAGGGCCGCGACATCGACCTGGACAACCTGTCCAAGCGGCTGCTGTTCCCCGGCCACCCGCTGTCCCTCAAGATCGCCGGCACCCCCGAGTCCGTGAAGGCCCTCACCCACGCCCAGGTGCTGGAGCACTTCGCCCGGCACTACGTGGCCGGCAACCTGGTGGTGTCCGCGGCGGGCAGCGTGAAGCACTCGGAGGTGCTGGAGCTGGCGGAGCGCGCCTTCGCCCACCTGCCCAAGGGCAGCGCCACCACGGAGAGCGCGCCGCCCCTGCTGGGCCCCGGCCCGCACTTCCACTTCGTCACCCACGACGAGTCGCAGACGGAGTTCAAGCTCACCTTCCGCGCCGTGCCGGAGCAGCACGAGGACTTCCCCGCGCTGCAAATCCTCCGGCGCCTGCTGGACGACGGGCTGTCGTCGCGGCTGCCCTTCGAAATCGTGGAGAAGCGCGGCCTCGCGTACTCGGTGCAGGCCGGGCTGGACACGTACCACGACCTCAGCCTCTTCGAGATTGAAGCGGCCAGCGCGCCGGAGAAGGCGTCGCTCGTGGTGGCCGAAGCGCTGCGCGTGCTCGCGGAGCTCTGCGACAAGGACGCGAGCGAGGAGGAGCTGAACCGCGCCAAGCGCCGCCACCGCATGCTGTTGGAGTTCTCCCAGGACTCGCCGGGGGAGCTGGCCGGGTGGTTCGGCGGCGTGGAGCTGTTCCGCCCACCGGAGACGTTCGGCCACCGCGCGGATCAGGTGGACCGCCAGACGGCCGCGCGGGTGCGCGAGGTGGCCCGGCGCTACTTCACGCGGGAGAACCTGCTCGTCGTGGCGGTGGGCCAGCGCAAGGGGCTCAAGGCGCTGGAGAAGGTCGTCGCGGACGCGGAGGGGCTGCCCTCCTCCGCCGCCGCGGTCAGCGCCGCCCGCGGATGA
- a CDS encoding RNA methyltransferase, which translates to MIKTLRDAEELVRTRHVITEVPTHGPTSLVEQVMGGRPTGSWRDHAKGRLAYRLGRMLRASKDVLAVRLVEGKVAFVDPTLWPAVYRVAMEPARRRPSLQGLSAEARALLSTVERDKRVRLDKEGPWTKAREALEERLLVHFSEAQDEDGRHVAVLRSWRDWASVTLQADAARLSYEDAQARLRAACDGAPTGLGPWVF; encoded by the coding sequence ATGATCAAGACGCTGAGGGACGCGGAAGAGCTGGTGCGCACGCGCCACGTCATCACCGAGGTGCCCACCCACGGGCCCACGTCCCTCGTCGAACAGGTCATGGGCGGCCGGCCCACCGGCAGCTGGCGGGACCACGCGAAGGGGCGCCTCGCGTACCGGCTGGGGCGCATGTTGCGCGCGTCGAAGGACGTGCTCGCGGTGCGGCTCGTGGAAGGCAAGGTCGCCTTCGTGGACCCCACGCTGTGGCCCGCCGTCTACCGCGTCGCCATGGAGCCCGCGCGCCGCCGCCCGTCCCTCCAGGGGCTGTCCGCGGAGGCCCGCGCGCTGCTGTCCACCGTGGAGCGGGACAAGCGCGTCCGGCTGGACAAGGAAGGGCCGTGGACCAAGGCCCGAGAGGCCCTGGAGGAACGCCTGCTGGTCCACTTCTCCGAGGCGCAGGACGAGGACGGGCGCCACGTCGCGGTGCTGCGCTCGTGGCGGGACTGGGCCTCCGTGACGCTCCAGGCGGACGCGGCCCGGCTGTCCTACGAGGACGCCCAGGCGCGGCTGCGGGCGGCGTGTGACGGGGCGCCCACGGGGCTGGGGCCCTGGGTGTTCTGA
- a CDS encoding tetratricopeptide repeat protein: MPPRFFPRPWTLVLLLPLACKDPETAAAQKQAVQVQNSLSEGRDALTQGQYVRAIAALRKAANAAPESVEPLLLLARAHQGAGNPGAAILTLKQAEGLLPGTDPVIQKQLADLYLGEGQIAPAISTLVSLRDEGKLSNEDILSLARLQARQGHPDEGFTTLERILRENPDDAATKTVEAEILLMKGEELLAANLMDRVLQASPSFTPARLLRARYFLMSGVYDMAEADLQAVPPEDADTTDVVAMKARVLMEMKRPAEAEGALKKLVEDDADNAEAIAWLAEIVCAQGRASEAQQLVDRALHLRPRFARALYVRGRVLEEQGDARAAEDSYRFALKTEPAFAPALSRLWRLHLKAGRKPEAQEVLERLMGLGEGTAEEKAALANLYAQFETQLPRGKKLIEEVLKREPQNPEYLRIQKAIDKATPKKKKAPSGPVIIRGRR; the protein is encoded by the coding sequence ATGCCCCCTCGATTTTTCCCCCGTCCTTGGACGCTCGTCCTGCTCCTGCCGCTCGCCTGCAAGGACCCGGAGACGGCGGCCGCGCAGAAGCAGGCCGTCCAGGTCCAGAACTCCCTCTCCGAGGGCCGTGACGCGCTCACGCAGGGCCAGTACGTCCGCGCCATCGCCGCGCTGCGGAAGGCCGCCAACGCCGCGCCGGAGAGCGTGGAGCCGCTCCTCCTGCTGGCCAGGGCCCACCAGGGCGCGGGCAACCCGGGCGCCGCCATCCTGACGCTCAAGCAGGCGGAAGGCCTCCTGCCCGGCACCGACCCCGTCATCCAGAAGCAGCTCGCGGACCTCTACCTGGGGGAAGGGCAGATTGCTCCGGCCATCTCCACGCTCGTGTCGCTGCGGGACGAGGGCAAGCTGTCCAACGAGGACATCCTGTCTCTGGCCCGCCTCCAGGCGCGGCAGGGGCACCCGGACGAGGGCTTCACCACGCTGGAGCGCATCCTCCGGGAGAACCCGGACGACGCCGCGACGAAGACGGTGGAGGCGGAAATCCTCCTCATGAAGGGCGAGGAGCTGCTCGCGGCCAACCTGATGGACCGCGTGCTCCAGGCCTCTCCCAGCTTCACGCCCGCGCGGCTGTTGCGCGCACGCTACTTCCTGATGAGCGGCGTCTACGACATGGCGGAGGCGGACCTGCAGGCCGTGCCGCCCGAGGACGCGGACACCACGGACGTGGTGGCGATGAAGGCCCGCGTGCTCATGGAGATGAAGCGCCCGGCGGAGGCCGAGGGCGCGCTCAAGAAGCTGGTGGAGGACGACGCGGACAACGCGGAGGCCATCGCGTGGCTCGCGGAAATCGTCTGCGCCCAGGGCCGCGCGTCGGAGGCCCAGCAGCTGGTGGACCGCGCGCTGCACCTGCGCCCGCGCTTCGCCCGCGCGCTGTACGTGCGCGGACGCGTGCTGGAGGAGCAGGGGGACGCGCGCGCGGCGGAGGACAGCTACCGCTTCGCCCTCAAGACGGAGCCCGCGTTCGCGCCCGCGCTGTCGCGCCTGTGGCGGCTGCACCTGAAGGCCGGCCGCAAGCCGGAGGCGCAGGAGGTCCTGGAGCGGCTGATGGGCCTGGGCGAGGGAACCGCGGAGGAGAAGGCCGCGCTCGCGAACCTCTACGCCCAGTTCGAGACGCAGCTGCCGCGCGGCAAGAAGCTCATCGAAGAGGTCCTGAAGCGCGAGCCGCAGAACCCCGAGTACCTGCGCATCCAGAAGGCCATCGACAAGGCGACGCCCAAGAAGAAGAAGGCCCCGTCGGGGCCCGTCATCATCCGCGGGCGGCGCTGA
- a CDS encoding DUF4388 domain-containing protein, with translation MAQVRKILIADPDLDSVRALSRALRTKGYQVHYAPDGSRALEVAVLRHPDLTLFDEACRLLDARTFVQILRTNPRTEDIPVVLTTSSLDTDRARGMRDGTLRKPFNLDEVLSRIEHIFRRNEAAKDLKSEQQEIEGSLSQLSIPDLMQILGMNKRNGRLSLERGAERGEITVSDGRTVNARLGRVEGEKALFRLLSWTEGNFTFTPGTSAARPRINRAMDDALLEGMRQSDEVNRLLPGLPPRHTRLMLAPEVDLSEEQHPVTAQVMELLRQPRALGEVLDLAPATDMEVLGVLSTLLQKGVARPTESEGQNLGGGDLIGAAEVHALRGRLLRTRTLAKVATAKVFVCGSGSSAARRILARVPGLEAMSADPTAVKSGFGTLGRLELSDVLNVDFCVLPPAEAARPLWRPFSAGAIGALLMDNSEPAVRLAHYLAWEVRIPLVVVGSEIPAPLQGAPAGVSAPGEDLTEALRAMLVQALNPAPTLPGVTQVQRASVTPP, from the coding sequence TTGGCCCAGGTGCGGAAGATCCTCATCGCCGACCCCGACCTCGACTCCGTGCGCGCCCTGTCGCGGGCGCTGCGCACGAAGGGCTATCAGGTGCATTACGCGCCGGATGGCTCGCGGGCCCTGGAGGTCGCGGTGCTCCGGCACCCGGACCTGACGCTCTTCGACGAGGCGTGCCGGCTCTTGGACGCGCGCACGTTCGTGCAGATTCTCCGCACCAACCCGCGCACGGAAGACATCCCGGTGGTGCTCACCACGTCCAGCCTGGACACGGACCGGGCGCGGGGCATGCGGGACGGCACGCTGCGCAAGCCGTTCAACCTGGACGAGGTGCTCAGCCGCATCGAGCACATCTTCCGGCGCAACGAAGCGGCCAAGGACCTCAAGAGCGAGCAGCAGGAGATCGAAGGCTCGCTCAGCCAGCTGAGCATCCCGGACCTCATGCAGATCCTGGGCATGAACAAGCGCAACGGGCGCCTGTCGCTGGAGCGCGGCGCGGAGCGCGGGGAGATCACCGTCTCCGACGGCCGCACGGTGAACGCGCGGCTGGGGAGGGTGGAGGGGGAGAAGGCGCTGTTCCGGCTCCTGTCGTGGACGGAGGGCAACTTCACGTTCACCCCGGGCACCAGCGCCGCGCGGCCGCGCATCAACCGCGCGATGGACGACGCGCTCCTGGAGGGCATGCGGCAGTCGGACGAGGTGAACCGCCTGCTGCCGGGCCTGCCGCCACGCCACACGCGGCTGATGCTGGCTCCGGAGGTGGACCTCTCCGAGGAGCAGCACCCGGTGACGGCGCAGGTGATGGAGCTGCTGCGCCAGCCGCGCGCGCTGGGCGAGGTGCTGGACCTGGCGCCCGCCACGGACATGGAGGTGCTGGGCGTGCTGTCCACGCTGCTCCAGAAGGGCGTGGCGCGGCCCACGGAGAGCGAAGGCCAGAACCTGGGCGGTGGCGATCTCATCGGCGCGGCGGAGGTGCACGCGCTGCGCGGACGCCTCTTGCGCACGCGGACGCTGGCGAAGGTGGCGACGGCGAAGGTGTTCGTCTGCGGCAGTGGTTCGTCCGCGGCGCGGCGCATCCTGGCGCGGGTGCCGGGGCTGGAGGCGATGTCGGCGGACCCCACCGCGGTGAAGAGCGGCTTCGGGACGCTGGGGCGTCTGGAGTTGAGCGACGTGCTGAACGTGGACTTCTGCGTGCTGCCGCCCGCGGAGGCCGCGCGCCCCCTGTGGCGTCCATTCAGCGCGGGGGCCATTGGCGCGCTGTTGATGGACAACTCGGAGCCCGCGGTGCGGCTGGCGCACTATCTGGCGTGGGAGGTCCGCATCCCGCTCGTCGTCGTGGGCTCGGAGATCCCGGCGCCGTTGCAGGGCGCTCCAGCGGGCGTGAGCGCCCCGGGTGAGGACCTCACGGAGGCCCTGCGCGCCATGCTGGTCCAGGCGCTCAACCCCGCGCCCACGCTGCCCGGCGTCACGCAGGTGCAGCGCGCCTCCGTGACGCCTCCCTGA
- a CDS encoding cell envelope biogenesis protein TolA: MLVALILVSVGFAVTLGLLLFGDKSGAGANAGRSSLSSSSSAPSFRGELESESKARAKAESEVQRKQKELDEQRAQLQEVKEQLKQTKRKLFEQKEGDKGSNDLAKARAEVERNASIQLEQTRSELAQALTENARLRAETESRNSPRRREVPAAAVPAQTSAPVAVAPATTEQIAAPASEPVVSAAVSVTPVPVAPAEPVRRYRELNDADREKMDRLEQAASKDRARAAELEKEVRRLKGRADTQARILSVTKSEADLGKDKYKALEKRLNRTLLERDLLRRAIKDLEKKTGMLADRTELTPDEVAASDQRSDEQARARAEAEARAAAPATPTEAPAAAPASTEGEAKPTEAPPTNA, translated from the coding sequence TTGCTGGTTGCACTCATCCTCGTATCGGTCGGGTTCGCGGTGACGCTCGGCCTGCTGCTCTTCGGAGACAAGAGCGGCGCTGGTGCCAACGCGGGCCGTTCCTCGCTCTCTTCTTCCTCTTCCGCGCCGTCGTTCCGGGGCGAGCTGGAGTCCGAGAGCAAGGCGCGCGCGAAGGCGGAATCGGAGGTCCAGCGCAAGCAGAAGGAGCTGGACGAGCAGCGCGCGCAGCTCCAGGAGGTCAAGGAGCAGCTCAAGCAGACCAAGCGCAAGCTCTTCGAGCAGAAGGAAGGCGACAAGGGTTCGAACGACCTGGCCAAGGCCCGCGCAGAGGTGGAGCGCAACGCCAGCATCCAGCTGGAGCAGACCCGTTCGGAGCTGGCGCAGGCCCTGACGGAGAACGCCCGGCTGCGCGCGGAGACCGAGTCGCGCAACAGCCCCCGCCGCCGTGAAGTCCCCGCCGCCGCCGTCCCCGCGCAGACGTCCGCGCCCGTGGCCGTCGCCCCCGCGACGACGGAGCAGATCGCCGCGCCCGCGAGCGAGCCCGTGGTGAGCGCGGCGGTGTCCGTGACGCCCGTGCCCGTGGCCCCGGCGGAGCCCGTGCGCCGATACCGCGAGCTGAACGACGCGGACCGCGAGAAGATGGACCGGCTGGAGCAGGCGGCGAGCAAGGACCGCGCGCGCGCCGCGGAGCTGGAGAAGGAAGTGCGCCGGCTCAAGGGCCGCGCCGACACGCAGGCGCGCATCCTGTCCGTGACGAAGTCCGAGGCCGACCTGGGCAAGGACAAGTACAAGGCGCTGGAGAAGCGCCTCAACCGCACGCTGCTGGAGCGCGACCTGCTTCGCCGGGCCATCAAGGACCTGGAGAAGAAGACGGGCATGCTCGCGGACCGCACGGAGCTGACGCCGGACGAGGTCGCCGCCAGCGACCAGCGCAGCGACGAGCAGGCCCGCGCCCGCGCCGAAGCGGAGGCCCGCGCCGCCGCCCCGGCCACGCCGACGGAGGCCCCCGCCGCCGCCCCGGCGTCCACCGAGGGCGAGGCGAAGCCCACCGAGGCCCCGCCGACCAACGCCTGA
- a CDS encoding cytochrome P450, giving the protein MTTAAAVTRQPPGPRGHLLMGILPDVRRDVLGCLGSLHRQYGDVVRYRLGPMRSHLVAHPDAVKHVLQDHVKNYTKDHLTYRMGRWITGNGLLTSTGDFWLRQRRLAQPAFHRQRIAGMAAGMVRQAEALLQRWEPAAANGTPVGINEEMMRLTLAIVGEALFGTSVEAQAEQVGAAFTELSQQIAERFRTFRMLPPVLPTRYDRAFRDARAMLLGTVRGIIATRRQSGDDTGDLLSMLMLARDEDTGEGMTDEQLGSEVMTMLLAGHETTATSLSWVWGLLSKHPEVEARLHAELDAVLGGRTPTAEDVPRLGYTKQVVEETMRLYPAAVIFSRSVQEDDVIGGFRIPKGTSVDVSPYVTQRHPDFWEEPEAFRPERFAPEAAAKRHRFAYFPFSGGPRQCIGNSFAMMEAQLVLATVAQRYRLREAPGFTLEPDSHLTLRPKGALPMYLERRA; this is encoded by the coding sequence ATGACCACCGCCGCCGCCGTCACCCGCCAGCCCCCCGGCCCCCGGGGCCACCTGCTCATGGGCATCCTGCCCGACGTGCGCCGCGACGTCCTGGGCTGCCTGGGAAGCCTCCATCGCCAGTACGGCGACGTGGTGCGCTACCGGCTGGGCCCCATGCGCTCGCACCTGGTCGCGCATCCGGACGCGGTGAAGCACGTGTTGCAGGACCACGTGAAGAACTACACGAAGGACCACCTCACGTACCGCATGGGGCGGTGGATCACCGGCAACGGCCTGCTCACGAGCACGGGGGACTTCTGGCTCCGGCAGCGGCGGCTGGCCCAGCCCGCCTTCCACCGACAGCGCATCGCGGGCATGGCCGCAGGCATGGTGCGCCAGGCGGAAGCACTGCTCCAGCGCTGGGAGCCGGCCGCCGCGAACGGCACGCCCGTGGGCATCAACGAGGAGATGATGCGCCTGACGCTCGCCATCGTCGGGGAGGCCCTGTTCGGCACCTCCGTGGAGGCCCAGGCCGAACAGGTCGGCGCGGCCTTCACCGAGCTGAGCCAGCAGATCGCCGAGCGATTCCGCACCTTCCGCATGCTGCCGCCCGTGCTGCCTACCCGCTACGACCGGGCCTTCCGGGACGCGCGCGCCATGCTGCTGGGCACGGTGCGGGGCATCATCGCCACGCGGCGCCAGAGCGGCGATGACACGGGCGACCTGCTGTCCATGTTGATGCTCGCGCGCGACGAGGACACGGGCGAGGGCATGACGGACGAGCAGTTGGGCAGCGAGGTGATGACGATGCTCCTCGCGGGCCACGAGACGACGGCCACGTCGCTGAGCTGGGTGTGGGGCCTGCTGTCGAAGCACCCGGAGGTGGAGGCCCGGCTGCACGCGGAGCTGGACGCGGTGCTGGGGGGCCGCACGCCCACGGCGGAGGACGTGCCGAGGCTCGGGTACACGAAGCAGGTGGTGGAGGAGACGATGCGGCTGTACCCCGCGGCGGTCATCTTCAGCCGCAGCGTGCAGGAGGACGACGTCATCGGCGGCTTCCGCATCCCGAAGGGGACCTCGGTGGACGTGAGCCCCTACGTCACGCAGCGCCACCCGGACTTCTGGGAGGAGCCGGAGGCCTTCCGTCCGGAGCGCTTCGCGCCAGAGGCCGCCGCGAAGCGCCACCGCTTCGCGTACTTCCCCTTCAGCGGCGGGCCCAGGCAGTGCATCGGCAACAGCTTCGCGATGATGGAGGCGCAGCTCGTGCTGGCCACCGTGGCCCAGCGCTACCGCCTGCGCGAAGCGCCCGGCTTCACGCTGGAGCCGGACTCGCACCTGACGCTGAGGCCGAAGGGGGCGCTCCCCATGTACCTGGAGCGCCGGGCCTGA
- a CDS encoding AraC family transcriptional regulator → MRPQTLQSSLFRPLFQVGMSLGIPRARLLEAVGVDEALLARPDVRLPYAALQRVWTLLVEVGGSEPLAVRLAQALEPTHVGLVGYVLVNSPDLRTSLQRYCRIHALLDPRTMWRVLHLPGVMRVELELDPQDEWASRLKHPVEGLLVALVASGRALSGEDWRPTRVCVTHPRHAASAEVEAFLGVGIEYDASTNLVQGDEAAAKLPIRHADIELGNLLHARAEAELAQMAAHTVRSWRERVEEVLAAQPRTGDLVPADVATRLAVSERTLQRRLREEGVTFAGLEDTVRRDRAFQLLRDGQLPHFEIAFLLGFSDASAFTRAFRRWSGTTPGQWQQAQSPKP, encoded by the coding sequence ATGCGTCCCCAGACGCTCCAGTCCTCGCTGTTCCGCCCCCTGTTCCAGGTGGGCATGTCGCTGGGCATCCCCCGGGCGCGGCTGCTTGAAGCCGTGGGCGTGGACGAAGCCCTGCTCGCGCGGCCGGACGTGCGGCTGCCCTACGCGGCGCTCCAGCGCGTGTGGACCCTGCTCGTCGAGGTGGGAGGCTCCGAGCCGCTGGCCGTGCGGCTCGCGCAGGCCCTGGAGCCCACCCACGTGGGGCTCGTGGGCTACGTGCTGGTCAACAGCCCCGACCTGCGCACGTCCCTCCAGCGCTATTGCCGCATCCACGCGCTGCTGGACCCGCGCACGATGTGGCGCGTCCTCCATCTGCCCGGAGTGATGCGCGTGGAGCTGGAGCTGGATCCGCAGGATGAATGGGCCTCGCGCCTGAAGCACCCGGTGGAGGGGCTGCTCGTGGCGCTGGTGGCCAGTGGCCGCGCGCTCAGCGGCGAGGACTGGCGCCCCACGCGCGTCTGCGTCACGCACCCGCGCCACGCGGCCTCCGCGGAGGTGGAGGCGTTTCTTGGCGTCGGCATCGAATACGACGCGAGCACCAACCTCGTGCAGGGCGACGAGGCCGCCGCGAAGCTCCCCATCCGCCACGCGGACATCGAGCTGGGCAACCTGCTCCACGCCCGCGCGGAGGCGGAGTTGGCGCAAATGGCGGCCCACACGGTCCGCTCCTGGCGCGAGCGCGTGGAGGAGGTGCTCGCGGCCCAGCCCCGCACGGGGGACCTGGTCCCCGCGGACGTCGCGACGCGGCTCGCGGTGAGTGAGCGCACGCTCCAGCGCCGCCTGCGGGAGGAGGGCGTCACGTTCGCGGGCCTGGAGGACACCGTGCGCCGCGACCGCGCCTTCCAGCTCTTGCGCGACGGACAGCTGCCCCACTTTGAAATCGCCTTCCTCCTGGGCTTCAGCGACGCCAGCGCCTTCACCCGGGCCTTCCGCCGCTGGAGCGGGACGACGCCGGGCCAGTGGCAACAGGCCCAATCCCCGAAGCCGTGA